The Lolium rigidum isolate FL_2022 chromosome 1, APGP_CSIRO_Lrig_0.1, whole genome shotgun sequence region atatacatTGATTTgatgttgtagatgttgatattattttaTATCCATATGATCAAAATTTGggtctcctttgattcataggatatgaAAACTATAGGAATAGAAAAAGCATATGATTGGAATATCATTGCCTACTTGAAAAGATGAAGTGCGTTCGATTGTACCAAAGAATTTTTCCATGATGTAATTACAAAAATACCGTAGGATTAGTTCCTATAAGATAGTTTCCTATAAATCAAGCAAATTATGTAGAATTTTTTTCATAGAATTCAAATTCTGCATAATTCTTATATAAATTCTACGAATCGAAGGAGACCTTATAAAGTTTGAGTAAAGGGCCCGTAGCCAACGATCTCGGAAGGCTTCAACGTTTGATCGCCGGAAAGCCAATGCTATGCGTGCAAGCTGATCGCTTCCGTTCTCCGAACCTCGCAGAAACGCTTCAACATAAAGTTGGTAGCTTGCTTTGCTAATGTACTCAACTGACTAATCAAAATCGTAGCCAAGACGTAAGTAGCTGTAGCAGCGTGACTTACTAGTACTACAAGGTACTTGAAAGTAGGTAACCTGTACGTACTCGATAGGTTGCTGTAGCGTTGGTTTATACGGTGTAATCAGCAGTTCTTCACGTAACAGGTGAGAATATCTCGGATTGCTGGAGTACGGCCTAATGTATGCCAAAATTGACCTAGATTCAGTACCTTGGTGACCAGTAAGCCAAATAGATAATTTTTTGTTTGCTGAAGTAGCTCAGTTCAATCCCTTAATTCCAAACTGGACTGTTCAAACACTTGATGGTAGTTTGGTAGTATTTCcaatgctcattcttgagggagttTCACTATAACTGTAGTCAGAAGACAGAGTTCATCATGGAACTAAACGCTGTTGAAGTATGAGAGATCAACACACACTCACTTGTAAACGAGTACAGTAGTTATGAACAGGTTTTGATCGGTCAGCAAGCACAAAGAAATTGCTCCAGCTCAAGAGAGTTTGCATTTGcaagttgcaacccacatgcatATACTATGACAAAAAAATGGCAGCACATTTGGTCATTCGTCTGGTGCTTGTCACGATTCCCCAACGCTTCTCCTTGGCCACTGCAGCGCGCCGTCCACCGCCGGCGAGTCGCCGTCGGAGGCGAGCACGGGGAGCTTCCCCTTGCCGTTCCGCGGCCACTGCCAGATCTTGGACACCGAGAAGCTGTCGCCTTTGCTTCCCGCGCTAATCTTCTTCCCCTGGCCGCCGGCCGGATTGGCGCCGCTGGCGACGACCCCTCTCGCCCCCCTCATCCTCTCCGCTCCGCCATTCGTGCCGTCGCCGTTCCGCCGGTGGACGGACACCTGCAGGCTGGCCTCGGCGAGGACGTACTGGTAGGAGCCCATGGAGTAGCACCTCCTGGCGtccaggctgctgctgctgctgctcgtgtCGCCCTCCACAATGCCGCCAGCGGCGGCGCTGACGGGGCCGGCCGCCCTGGACGTGTTCTTGAACTTGCCGAGGCGCACGGGGAACACCGCGTCCTCCTCCCGCCTTCTCCAGTCCTCGTCGAGCGCGGCGTCgaggaggagcgcggcggcgtcgtcggcggcgagcgCGCGGCGGCAGAGCGGGCACGTGGAGTTGGAGAGCAGCCAGGTGTCGATGCAGTCGATGTGGAAGGCGTGGCCGCACAGGGGCAGCAGCCggaggcggtcgtcgccggcgaactCGCACAGGCAGACGGCGCAGTCGAACGGCTCCTTGGCGCCGGAGCCGACCACCACCTCGGCGTAGAGGAACACCGGCAGCGCGTCGATGACTGCCTGGTCCAGCCCGGAGTCGTGCAGGTGGAACAGCTGCTGCAGCTGCCGCTGCAGcgccgactcctcctcctcctcacccccGCCACCAGCCACATCCCCACCCTCCGCTGCCGCCGCGCGCGCACGGGCGCGCCACCGCAAGAACTTGACCAGGAGATGCAGCAGGCCGATGACGAAGACCACCACGGCCAGTACCACCAGCACGAAGAGCACCACCGGGCTAACCCCCAAACCCTTCCCCCCTCCGCCGTCCTGGGTCGCGGCTAGCAGCATCTTCTCCCCCTCCGCTTGGTCCTTGGCCGGTGTGCTCCGGGCAATGCGCCGCTCATTTCGTGCGGGGAAGCTCCCCACCCCGGCCAGCACTTTTGAGCTGAGCTTCTTCTCGGAGTGGTTGGCTTCTTGGTTCCCGCAGCTCGCAAGGTGCTCCGAGGATCCGGACTATTTAGGTGACCGGGATAGTGGGAATGGCCAGCGATTAGGGGCAGTGGGTGGTGGTGTCATGTGTGACAAAACCCCATGTTTATGTGCAAGTGCAAGCAACCAACCCAATAAAACCACCACCAAGGCTGGCAGCAAAGGTGGCTGTAGCTGCTTTGTGCGCTCGAAGGCGAAGAGGACACGATAAGCTAGGAAGATCCTCTACGTGGGCGATCCTTGTGTATTGTGTGGGGTCGACCACTCGAGCTCCATCACCATTCACCACTCAATGGTATCAGCACCTTCAGATCGTGCGATCAGACACATTAGATCGCGTTTGGGAATAAGTGTCTCAATTTTATCCAAATAAAAATGTATCTCTAAGTAAAATGTGATTTTTATGCATTATTTTAATGATAAACACATTCACACCTATGAGCCAACACCACCTCCACCAGAAGCCCCGTTTTCAAGTTTGTCTTATAGCTTATGCATTTTGGCATTTAGAAATGTGGGTTTTATGTACTTTCTTCAATCTAAATTACTTAACTTTGGCTAAATACGATGTGTTAATTGACTAGATATATGAATCAATTAATATGAGGGAGGGGTTACTTATTATGATTAGGTTCATCTGCACCCGTGAACCAAAACGTCACCTCCAGTATGAGCTCATTATTTTAAGCCCATCTTACAGGTTTTGCAATTCCTTCGTTGGATGATTAGTTGTAACATTTGTTTTTGTAAGTAAGGTGTGCGCGTAGCTTAACGTGTTCATTTTCGACCTGTCATGTTGTCTTTACTTAATAAATAAACTAAGTGGTGACTAAACAAAagataaaaaaggaaaaaagaaccaAACATTTCTGCTTGTGCAAGATAGGTAGTTAGGTATCGTGTTCTTTGCCGGATTCTAAATTTTGGGTAGGACCTATGGTGCAAGGAACCCGAGGTCTATTGCAAAGACATCATTTCGATTTTGTTCTTGCGGTTTGGCCCCTCTTGCGATGCAAACAAAAGATGAGGAAAGGATAAAGAAAAATCAAAGAATATTTGGTCACGGTAGGTAAAATGAGTTGGGAAAATGACCGCGGTGGTTGTGTTGAGAGCGAGTTCTGGAATTGTTGCTTGGCTGCTTCCAGTTTATTTTACTTCCTCCAATTTATATTTCTCGtcgctaatatggatgtatctagaactaaaatatgtctaaataTATCAATATTAGCGATGATAAATATAAATCGGACATTAGAGGGATCGAGGGAGTAGCTTTTCTAGAGTAAGATTTACTTTAAAATGCCATAATGAAACAGAGGTGGATTTGTTTTTGAGCTGAGGTGGATTTTAGGCGGCATTCCAGTTACATCTCTTCCATTTAGGTACGGATGCAGATCTTCAACGAAATAAATCCATAGTTTTTCACGCTATTGAATACGAAAACAACATGGATAGAGCTGGGAAAGGAGACCAAGGAACCCTATTTTTTGTGAcactttcaaattttaaaaaaatgtaaaCTAAAAATCTGCATAAATTCAATtcagaacatgggagcatatgctcctgccaccggaaaaaaTATTTTACAATGTTAAAAAAACTTGAACAATTTTTTTCGCTCTTTACGTATCGACATTctacgtgcgcacatcaagtgTTGCCAAAAATCAACATTTTTTGTGACTTATGTGAAAAAGACAAATAAAATGTCACGTACACAACCCTTTTTATACCAAAATGTGTATTTTTTAATGATGACACTAAAAATATTGGTTTCCATGAAACTACTTTGCAAACATGTAGAATTTCGAGATGTACCCATTAAATTTTGTGTTTAAATTTTTCAATATtttcaaaatatatttaaaaCTAAATTTTAAaactgggagcgtatgctccgggGTGCCAAAACAACACTCCCAAAAATCTGGTCATGCATtgtgttgtatcttgtgcatccgtgaagtttcatccaaaaatatgataatatgt contains the following coding sequences:
- the LOC124705842 gene encoding uncharacterized protein LOC124705842, which produces MNPLSGRQQRRLLEEAAAPCRSSSWRTSTTKSGIGRRRRRHASATLAEGSSRWEQCSNQQAPPEDDGDYDDNDGDGDDYMAFYRHFISNVPFEFDMSPDFPELDAGKLDHPKLKFTSSSWISVLGANGWRCSKRAEIFSAPQLRSQTGSHEGTAPPNPWRGVGAAVVNSGSSEHLASCGNQEANHSEKKLSSKVLAGVGSFPARNERRIARSTPAKDQAEGEKMLLAATQDGGGGKGLGVSPVVLFVLVVLAVVVFVIGLLHLLVKFLRWRARARAAAAEGGDVAGGGGEEEEESALQRQLQQLFHLHDSGLDQAVIDALPVFLYAEVVVGSGAKEPFDCAVCLCEFAGDDRLRLLPLCGHAFHIDCIDTWLLSNSTCPLCRRALAADDAAALLLDAALDEDWRRREEDAVFPVRLGKFKNTSRAAGPVSAAAGGIVEGDTSSSSSSLDARRCYSMGSYQYVLAEASLQVSVHRRNGDGTNGGAERMRGARGVVASGANPAGGQGKKISAGSKGDSFSVSKIWQWPRNGKGKLPVLASDGDSPAVDGALQWPRRSVGES